The Salvia splendens isolate huo1 chromosome 21, SspV2, whole genome shotgun sequence genome includes a window with the following:
- the LOC121784530 gene encoding uncharacterized protein LOC121784530 isoform X2, protein MASPSQPLNNVQSSLDSIMPWIGMYIAAASAVCALAMAADAFIAFRGRKYWLPCYNYWTLKLVEWRGRSLPFLVQNRLCKRLLRDTPRSVLNFCIGVQILFVSASKLVVFLSARFVIVVSSCFYKSKRPVLVPLLEGEPQLHSKILKNICNEADKLIRVGQKKQPKNLIQLLEKSSNLNGVGRFDSKQVPSLHSQEPPNCWSLPVVTLTAISLALIDVSGENAKQLVGFY, encoded by the exons ATGGCTTCACCCTCACAACCTCTAAACAATGTGCAATCTTCACTTGACTCAATCATGCCATGGATTGGCATGTATATTGCAGCAGCCTCTGCTGTCTGCGCACTTGCAATGGCAGCCGATGCTTTCATTGCCTTCCGAGGCAGAAAGTATTGGCTCCCGT GTTACAATTACTGGACTTTGAAACTGGTAGAGTGGAGAGGCAGATCACTTCCTTTTCTAGTTCAAAACCGCTTATGCAAGAGGCTACTTCGTGATACACCGAGATCTGTTCTGAATTTCTGCATTGGAGTTCAAATTCTCTTTGTTTCAGCTAGCAAATTAGTTGTATTCCTCTCTGCTAGATTTGTTATTGTAGTTTCCTCATGTTTCTACAAAAGCAAAAGACCTGTTTTAGTGCCACTCCTTGAAGGTGAGCCACAGTTACATTCTAAAATCCTCAAGAACATCTGCAACGAGGCGGATAAACTGATACGTGTAGGTCAAAAAAAGCAGCCAAAAAATCTGATCCAACTTTTAGAGAAATCTTCAAACTTGAATGGAGTGGGACGATTTGACAGCAAACAAGTTCCAAGCTTGCATTCTCAAGAACCTCCAAATTGCTGGTCTCTGCCCGTCGTGACTTTGACAGCCATTTCACTTGCTCTTATCGACGTTTCTGGTGAAAATGCTAAACAGTTGGTTGGTTTCTATTAG
- the LOC121784529 gene encoding uncharacterized protein LOC121784529: MKLPVDLTSLDLSFDHRFARMSSLVLMSCCMSNFMTSLGSMESNEIVPNMAALGILVLTVAGNIIIHTIQMRSSGSVLYFVLPQQVTSSVIMLLFLVTLCCMSLMVPGAKRYIGLKYDEMHELVLNRQVEWGRFSSDEVESMVKGCWVMAQTSCPQFVLARSAVSSVSGLMCLLTALVLVEARFGKNSLETLGARLVEDSLDTNNGVGFLASNYDWSVGWILNIQSVGVAIGSIAPLLRWFAASWFKISETEPRSFKDELKVDKYWTWRLVEWRDRSLPFQVQNRVCRKLLRDAVDFRQYVLLLEGEPQLPYKILNNICNEADRLIQVGEKRQPESLIQLLKKSSSFDGVGRFDRSEIPSLHSQEPPNCWSLPVVTLTAISVALLSIDDENANQLLVCISEGLPIVKLIEETLDITGELESIRKAAVVVWDGVELYKKWDDTDLKSTRVRGATHKETLQKLSNIAEKTVRKFVTKPRDILMQNPLNWPARIIAANSMYRITQTILLGMGDGENQGGDELFESISVTISDILAACLTNLVQVITLKCRRNEVKEREESVRRAAILLGESKKILEILQQRELPSLDAEKAAKIDEWRTSMVLDV, translated from the exons ATGAAGCTGCCCGTGGATTTAACGAGCCTGGACCTCAGCTTTGATCATAGATTCGCAAGGATGAGCAGCCTTGTTTTGATGTCATGTTGCATGAGTAATTTCATGACATCTTTGGGGTCCATGGAGAGTAATGAGATTGTACCAAACATGGCAGCTTTAGGCATTCTAGTCCTCACTGTTGCTGGAAATATAATCATTCACACGATTCAGATGCGTAGCTCTGGATCCGTGTTGTATTTCGTGCTGCCACAACAGGTTACGTCTTCTGTCATCATGCTCCTCTTTCTTGTGACGTTATGTTGTATGTCATTGATGGTTCCAGGAGCTAAAAGATACATAGGATTGAAGTATGATGAAATGCACGAATTAGTTTTGAATAGACAAGTGGAGTGGGGAAGGTTTAGTAGTGATGAAGTTGAAAGTATGGTGAAAGGGTGTTGGGTGATGGCTCAAACTAGCTGCCCTCAGTTTGTTCTAGCAAGGTCTGCAGTTTCTTCTGTTTCTGGACTTATGTGTCTTCTCACGGCTCTAGTTTTGGTAGAAGCTCGGTTTGGGAAAAATAGCCTCGAAACTCTAGGGGCTCGGCTTGTAGAAGATAGTCTTGATACGAACAATGGTGTTGGGTTTCTTGCTTCAAACTATGACTGGTCCGTTGGCTGGATTTTAAACATTCAGTCTGTGGGAGTGGCGATTGGAAGTATTGCTCCTCTGTTGAGATGGTTTGCTGCTTCGTGGTTCAAGATTTCTGAGACGGAGCCAAGGAGCTTCAAAGACGAACTCAAGGTTGACAAGTACTGGACTTGGAGGCTGGTGGAGTGGAGAGACAGATCACTTCCGTTTCAAGTTCAAAATCGCGTATGCAGGAAGTTGCTTCGTGATGCT GTGGATTTTAGGCAATATGTTCTTCTACTTGAAGGTGAGCCACAGTTGCCTTATAAAATCCTCAACAACATCTGCAACGAAGCGGATAGGCTGATACAAGTAGGTGAAAAGAGGCAGCCAGAGAGTCTTATCCAACTTCTAAAGAAATCTTCAAGCTTCGATGGAGTAGGAAGATTTGACAGAAGCGAAATCCCAAGCTTGCATTCTCAAGAGCCTCCAAATTGCTGGTCTCTGCCCGTGGTGACTTTGACAgccatttcagttgctcttctCAGCATTGATGATGAGAATGCAAACCAGTTATTGGTCTGTATCAGCGAGGGCTTGCCTATCGTGAAGCTTATAGAGGAAACTCTAGACATAACCGGAGAGTTAGAAAGCATCAGAAAAGCAGCAGTTGTGGTTTGGGATGGAGTTGAATTGTACAAAAAATGGGATGACACGGATTTGAAGAGCACGAGAGTGAGAGGCGCAACGCACAAGGAAACACTGCAAAAACTCTCTAACATTGCAGAAAAGACTGTGAGGAAATTTGTGACTAAACCAAGAGATATTCTAATGCAGAACCCTTTAAACTGGCCTGCTAGAATTATAGCTGCTAACTCAATGTACAGGATTACTCAGACGATCTTGCTAGGAATGGGAGACGGCGAGAACCAAGGTGGTGATGAGCTATTTGAGAGTATATCCGTCACCATCTCGGATATACTTGCAGCGTGCCTCACCAATCTAGTGCAGGTCATAACATTAAAGTGTCGCAGAAACGAAGTCAAGGAAAGGGAAGAAAGTGTGAGGCGAGCAGCGATTCTTCTTGGTGAGAGCAAAAAGATTCTTGAAATTCTGCAACAGCGTGAGCTTCCGAGTTTGGATGCGGAGAAAGCTGCTAAGATTGACGAGTGGAGGACATCCATGGTGTTGGATGTTTAA
- the LOC121784530 gene encoding uncharacterized protein LOC121784530 isoform X1 — translation MDASQQVEFLSDVQDSLDSTMPWIGVYIAAASAVCTLAMAADAFIGFRSKKYWLPCYNYWTLKLVEWRGRSLPFLVQNRLCKRLLRDTPRSVLNFCIGVQILFVSASKLVVFLSARFVIVVSSCFYKSKRPVLVPLLEGEPQLHSKILKNICNEADKLIRVGQKKQPKNLIQLLEKSSNLNGVGRFDSKQVPSLHSQEPPNCWSLPVVTLTAISLALIDVSGENAKQLVGFY, via the exons ATGGATGCATCCCAACAAGTCGAATTTCTGAGCGATGTGCAAGATTCACTTGATTCAACTATGCCATGGATAGGCGTGTATATTGCGGCAGCTTCTGCCGTCTGCACACTTGCAATGGCAGCTGATGCTTTCATTGGCTTCAGAAGCAAAAAGTATTGGCTCCCGT GTTACAATTACTGGACTTTGAAACTGGTAGAGTGGAGAGGCAGATCACTTCCTTTTCTAGTTCAAAACCGCTTATGCAAGAGGCTACTTCGTGATACACCGAGATCTGTTCTGAATTTCTGCATTGGAGTTCAAATTCTCTTTGTTTCAGCTAGCAAATTAGTTGTATTCCTCTCTGCTAGATTTGTTATTGTAGTTTCCTCATGTTTCTACAAAAGCAAAAGACCTGTTTTAGTGCCACTCCTTGAAGGTGAGCCACAGTTACATTCTAAAATCCTCAAGAACATCTGCAACGAGGCGGATAAACTGATACGTGTAGGTCAAAAAAAGCAGCCAAAAAATCTGATCCAACTTTTAGAGAAATCTTCAAACTTGAATGGAGTGGGACGATTTGACAGCAAACAAGTTCCAAGCTTGCATTCTCAAGAACCTCCAAATTGCTGGTCTCTGCCCGTCGTGACTTTGACAGCCATTTCACTTGCTCTTATCGACGTTTCTGGTGAAAATGCTAAACAGTTGGTTGGTTTCTATTAG
- the LOC121785248 gene encoding putative late blight resistance protein homolog R1B-16, whose product MGGIGKTTLARYAYDDPLSVQHFDIRACLTISQTYNIKTILRTLLRSIKDVFNSRVPFWGEDDESLKDNVYRYLKGRRYLIVMDDLWDTNVWDELRRMFPDDLNGSRIIVTTRESTVASYADSLGHPHQMHLMSVDQSWMLLKERVFGCESCPLELEKIGEVIAEKCRGLPLAVVVIAGVLSKKGNQRKDYWENIARNVSKVVYANDEQFNEILTLSYRFLPSPLRLCFLYMGCFPEDYEINVSKLIKLWLAEGFLPSNESKDMEELGYEYLEELVRRSLLLINKIGTDGRIRTVKIHDLLRDLCLRKCEDESFFCTINEFSGSFPQGIENSNRLSVFCNISGSIPSMETSTMHTILLFKHWAFDSWKCFRLLRIFDGLSVVIHSTSSADIYIGELIHLRYLALTCEPVRQTITLVSNSLYRLQHLQTLIFRIKEFIRDTDGRVVPQGLPQLHQEYMEFEFWRLPNLRHLILLDGFLPDPSTKSFEQISSMENLQTLCLMKDFKCSERFLEMLPNLKKLGVIYSYKSTYETGWSQYCLLNLVRLHRLEKLNLYAEPYPSLRAYDLPQNIAFPSALKKLSLSGNDMGMIGWLPNLQVLKLKRHACHGPEWETSEGEFCRLKVLLIDSTDLVQWTTESSHFPKLEQLTLFECNKLRGIPCKIGKIPEPFPGSTLTITMEEQYKYK is encoded by the coding sequence ATGGGAGGCATTGGGAAGACCACTCTTGCGAGGTATGCCTATGATGACCCTTTAAGTGTTCAACACTTTGACATTCGTGCTTGCCTCACAATATCCCAAACTTATAACATAAAGACAATTCTTCGCACTCTTCTCCGTTCCATCAAGGACGTGTTCAACAGTCGTGTTCCGTTTTGGGGTGAGGACGATGAGTCGTTGAAAGACAATGTATACAGATACTTAAAAGGGAGGAGATATCTAATCGTGATGGATGATTTGTGGGATACAAATGTGTGGGATGAGTTACGAAGGATGTTTCCAGATGATCTTAATGGGAGTAGAATTATCGTAACTACAAGGGAGTCAACGGTTGCTTCTTACGCCGACTCTCTTGGCCATCCTCACCAGATGCATTTGATGAGTGTAGATCAAAGCTGGATGTTACTTAAAGAGAGAGTGTTTGGATGTGAAAGTTGCCCTCTAGAATTGGAGAAAATCGGGGAGGTCATAGCAGAAAAATGTAGAGGGCTTCCACTTGCGGTTGTGGTGATAGCTGGAGTTCTCTCTAAGAAGGGCAATCAGAGGAAAGACTACTGGGAGAACATTGCTAGGAATGTATCCAAAGTTGTTTACGCAAATGATGAACAATTCAATGAGATATTGACTTTGAGTTATAGGTTCTTGCCTAGTCCTCTAAGGCTTTGTTTTCTATATATGGGGTGTTTCCCAGAAGATTATGAGATCAATGTGTCAAAACTCATCAAATTATGGTTGGCAGAGGGTTTTCTGCCATCAAATGAATCTAAAGACATGGAAGAGTTGGGATACGAGTATTTGGAAGAATTGGTTAGAAGAAGTCTTCTCTTGATCAATAAAATTGGTACCGATGGAAGGATTAGGACAGTGAAGATCCATGATCTCTTGAGAGACCTCTGTTTGCGAAAATGTGAGGACGAGAGCTTTTTTTGCACCATAAATGAGTTTTCAGGCAGCTTTCCTCAAGGTATTGAGAATTCAAATCGCCTTAGTGTATTCTGTAACATCTCTGGTAGCATTCCAAGCATGGAAACCTCAACTATGCACACCATCCTTCTTTTCAAGCACTGGGCCTTTGATTCTTGGAAATGTTTTAGACTTCTAAGGATATTTGATGGATTAAGTGTAGTTATACACTCAACATCCAGCGCTGATATATATATCGGTGAGCTAATTCACTTGAGATACCTTGCTTTGACATGTGAGCCAGTCAGGCAGACGATCACACTTGTATCTAACTCCTTGTACCGCCTTCAGCATCTTCAGACATTAATCTTCAGAATCAAAGAGTTCATCCGAGATACGGATGGCAGAGTGGTGCCACAGGGACTTCCTCAACTGCATCAGGAGTATATGGAATTTGAATTTTGGAGACTACCGAACTTAAGGCACCTCATCTTGTTGGATGGCTTCTTGCCTGACCCCTCTACAAAGAGTTTCGAGCAGATTTCTTCTATGGAAAACCTGCAAACACTTTGTCTCATGAAAGATTTTAAGTGCTCGGAGAGATTTTTGGAAATGCTACCAAACTTAAAGAAGTTGGGAGTTATTTACTCATACAAGAGCACATATGAAACAGGATGGTCACAGTATTGCTTGCTAAATCTTGTTCGTCTGCATAGGCTGGAAAAGTTGAACTTGTATGCAGAGCCCTATCCGTCCCTGAGGGCGTATGATCTTCCTCAGAACATTGCCTTCCCATCAGCATTGAAAAAGTTGAGCTTAAGTGGGAATGATATGGGAATGATTGGATGGCTGCCTAATCTTCAAGTGCTCAAACTGAAACGGCACGCCTGTCATGGACCCGAGTGGGAAACAAGTGAAGGGGAATTCTGCCGACTGAAAGTACTGCTAATTGACAGCACAGATCTCGTTCAATGGACAACAGAGAGTTCTCATTTCCCCAAGCTTGAGCAGCTAACTCTGTTTGAATGCAATAAGTTGAGGGGTATCCCGTGTAAAATTGGGAAAATTCCCGAGCCGTTTCCAGgcagtactctaactattacaatggAAGAACAATACAAATACAAGTGA